The proteins below come from a single Takifugu flavidus isolate HTHZ2018 chromosome 6, ASM371156v2, whole genome shotgun sequence genomic window:
- the zfp91 gene encoding E3 ubiquitin-protein ligase ZFP91 isoform X1 has protein sequence MEPPCDRTGVADKDKEPAGDKAAEQTPATSKTVARRRELRERGAGRPRSGVSASFPDLNGAASSPQSSGRVLRNRSTRAVPAWLKDSKSDDEEDEPNLDTVTTKRRKVSSSRRKKHSESVGCEAGGVLAGAGLQSTDSEDPKNFFTDAQALPSRRIQAQTKHLSGRGVRGSVKVACKTEPGIESTAAVGRLNSGEEDGMKNKEEVSESVTEPVLDDENPSFQDDLNKCKHQAAIQSGAEEEESITSDEDVPFRDDINDQSYDPKAQREVPKPKRRAPPRQKDKKEKEKMPKKETEVAEIKVEGLEILKSVEEEVKLEEEIVEDPDGPRKRGRRKKDDKTPRLPKRRKKPPVQYVRCEIEGCGTVLAHPRYLQHHIKYQHLLKKKYVCPHPSCGRLFRLQKQLLRHAKHHTDQRDYICEFCARAFKSSHNLAVHRMIHTGEKPLQCEICGFTCRQKASLNWHMKKHDADATYQFSCSICGKKFEKKDCVVAHKAKSHPEVLIAEALAANAGALITTPASMLELPANPMTAEVTNLDVNPIGQGSQEDQLNQEVGQQVAQVSQIAHVTQPVSHQVVLLGQDQNLHTMQVPVTIALSPIDPPSPADNQQQGHLQLQMPVQFVHSNQPSQQPQIPQLTLHSSAVVTQHQPQLQPIQSYSPQQQSQGQAQILQMTFQPVSQSQNHIQQMAILATSQPLQTLQTGALNTPLLSPAQSQNTVSTNGDSFILDNPVSSLQQAEGAGGDGVVWEEAGQCHMMSDSAERRVQQGLM, from the exons ATGGAGCCGCCATGTGACCGAACAGGGGTGGCGGATAAAGATAAAGAGCCGGCGGGGGACAAGGCCGCAGAGCAGACACCGGCCACGAGTAAGACCGTTGCACGGCGAAGGGAGCTCAGAGAGCGCGGGGCGGGCCGGCCGAGGTCCGGCGTCTCCGCATCGTTCCCAGACCTGAACGGGGCAGCGTCGAGCCCTCAGAGTTCGGGTCGGGTTTTAAGGAACAGGTCAACGAGGGCGGTACCGGCTTGGCTTAAGGACAGCAAGAGCGACGACGAGGAGGACGAACCGAACCTGGACACCGTTACTACCAAGCGAAGGAAAGTTTCCAGCTCAAGGCGCAAGAAGCATTCCGAGTCGGTGGGTTGTGAGGCTGGAGGGGTCCTGGCAGGTGCCGGTCTTCAGAGCACAGA CTCAGAGGACCCAAAGAACTTTTTTACAGATGCCCAAG CTCTACCCTCCAGACGCATCCAGGCCCAAACCAAGCACCTGTCTGGCAGGGGTGTGCGTGGCTCTGTCAAAGTTGCATGTAAGACGGAGCCTGGAATAGAGAGTACTGCTG CAGTAGGACGACTTAACAGTGGGGAAGAAGATGGAAT gaaaaacaaagaggaagtgagTGAGAGCGTTACCGAGCCAGTCTTGGACGATGAAAACCCTTCATTTCAGGATGACCTGAACAAATGTAAACACCAGGCAGCTATTCAAAG tggtgcagaggaggaggaaagtaTCACCAGTGATGAAGATGTTCCTTTTAGAGATGACATAAATGACCAGAGCTATGACCCGAAAGCTCAaag AGAGGTGCCCAAACCAAAGCGCAGAGCTCCTCCAAGACAGAAGgacaagaaagagaaagaaaaaatgcCTAAAAAAGAGACGGAGGTGGCTGAGATTAAAGTGGAAGGTTTGGAAATCCTGAAGAGTGTGGAAGAGGAAGTTAAGCTAGAGGAAGAAATTGTGGAGGACCCAGATGGACCAAGGAA GAGAGGCCGACggaaaaaagatgacaaaactCCACGGCTGCCAAAGAGAAG gaagaagcCCCCAGTTCAGTATGTGAGATGTGAAATTGAAGGGTGTGGGACGGTACTGGCTCACCCACGTTACCTACAG CACCATATTAAGTATCAGCACTTGCTCAAGAAGAAGTATGTGTGTCCTCATCCATCATGTGGGAGACTATTCCGTTTGCAGAAGCAACTGCTGCGTCATGCAAAACACCACACAG ACCAAAGGGACTACATCTGTGAGTTCTGTGCTCGTGCCTTCAAGAGCTCCCACAACCTGGCTGTGCACCGCATGATTCACACGGGAGAGAAGCCGCTGCa gtgtGAAATCTGTGGTTTCACCTGTCGCCAGAAGGCCTCACTCAACTGGCATATGAAGAAGCATGACGCTGATGCCACTTATCAGTTCTCATGTTCCATTTGTGGCAAAAAGTTTGAAAAGAAGGACTGTGTGGTAGCACATAAAGCCAAAAGTCACCCTGAGGTGCTCATTGCAGAGGCTCTGGCAGCTAATGCTGGTGCTCTCATTACAACTCCTGCCTCAATGTTGGAGCTGCCAGCAAACCCCATGACAGCAGAGGTCACCAATTTGGACGTGAACCCAATAGGGCAGGGCAGTCAGGAGGACCAGCTCAACCAAGAAGTCGGGCAGCAAGTTGCTCAGGTGTCTCAGATTGCTCATGTGACCCAACCAGTGAGTCACCAGGTGGTTTTGTTGGGACAAGACCAGAACCTTCACACCATGCAGGTGCCAGTGACTATCGCATTGTCCCCCATTGACCCTCCTTCCCCAGCTGACAACCAGCAACAGGGTCACCTACAACTGCAGATGCCCGTCCAGTTTGTGCACTCCAATCAGCCGTCACAGCAGCCCCAAATACCACAGTTAACCCTGCATTCCAGCGCAGTGGTGACCCAGCATCAGCCTCAGCTCCAGCCCATTCAGTCATACTCCCCCCAACAGCAGAGTCAGGGGCAGGCGCAAATCCTGCAAATGACCTTCCAGCCTGTCAGCCAGTCTCAGAACCACATCCAGCAGATGGCTATTTTAGCCACGTCTCAGCCACTTCAGACCCTGCAGACTGGTGCCCTGaacacccctctcctctccccagccCAGTCCCAGAATACAGTGTCTACCAATGGGGACAGCTTTATACTGGACAATCCAGTCAGCTCGCTTCAGCAGGCAGAAGGTGCCGGGGGGGACGGGGTCGTTTGGGAGGAAGCCGGACAATGTCACATGATGTCAGACAGTGCAGAGAGACGTGTGCAGCAGGGCCTAATGTAA
- the zfp91 gene encoding E3 ubiquitin-protein ligase ZFP91 isoform X2, with amino-acid sequence MEPPCDRTGVADKDKEPAGDKAAEQTPATSKTVARRRELRERGAGRPRSGVSASFPDLNGAASSPQSSGRVLRNRSTRAVPAWLKDSKSDDEEDEPNLDTVTTKRRKVSSSRRKKHSESVGCEAGGVLAGAGLQSTDSEDPKNFFTDAQALPSRRIQAQTKHLSGRGVRGSVKVACKTEPGIESTAVGRLNSGEEDGMKNKEEVSESVTEPVLDDENPSFQDDLNKCKHQAAIQSGAEEEESITSDEDVPFRDDINDQSYDPKAQREVPKPKRRAPPRQKDKKEKEKMPKKETEVAEIKVEGLEILKSVEEEVKLEEEIVEDPDGPRKRGRRKKDDKTPRLPKRRKKPPVQYVRCEIEGCGTVLAHPRYLQHHIKYQHLLKKKYVCPHPSCGRLFRLQKQLLRHAKHHTDQRDYICEFCARAFKSSHNLAVHRMIHTGEKPLQCEICGFTCRQKASLNWHMKKHDADATYQFSCSICGKKFEKKDCVVAHKAKSHPEVLIAEALAANAGALITTPASMLELPANPMTAEVTNLDVNPIGQGSQEDQLNQEVGQQVAQVSQIAHVTQPVSHQVVLLGQDQNLHTMQVPVTIALSPIDPPSPADNQQQGHLQLQMPVQFVHSNQPSQQPQIPQLTLHSSAVVTQHQPQLQPIQSYSPQQQSQGQAQILQMTFQPVSQSQNHIQQMAILATSQPLQTLQTGALNTPLLSPAQSQNTVSTNGDSFILDNPVSSLQQAEGAGGDGVVWEEAGQCHMMSDSAERRVQQGLM; translated from the exons ATGGAGCCGCCATGTGACCGAACAGGGGTGGCGGATAAAGATAAAGAGCCGGCGGGGGACAAGGCCGCAGAGCAGACACCGGCCACGAGTAAGACCGTTGCACGGCGAAGGGAGCTCAGAGAGCGCGGGGCGGGCCGGCCGAGGTCCGGCGTCTCCGCATCGTTCCCAGACCTGAACGGGGCAGCGTCGAGCCCTCAGAGTTCGGGTCGGGTTTTAAGGAACAGGTCAACGAGGGCGGTACCGGCTTGGCTTAAGGACAGCAAGAGCGACGACGAGGAGGACGAACCGAACCTGGACACCGTTACTACCAAGCGAAGGAAAGTTTCCAGCTCAAGGCGCAAGAAGCATTCCGAGTCGGTGGGTTGTGAGGCTGGAGGGGTCCTGGCAGGTGCCGGTCTTCAGAGCACAGA CTCAGAGGACCCAAAGAACTTTTTTACAGATGCCCAAG CTCTACCCTCCAGACGCATCCAGGCCCAAACCAAGCACCTGTCTGGCAGGGGTGTGCGTGGCTCTGTCAAAGTTGCATGTAAGACGGAGCCTGGAATAGAGAGTACTGCTG TAGGACGACTTAACAGTGGGGAAGAAGATGGAAT gaaaaacaaagaggaagtgagTGAGAGCGTTACCGAGCCAGTCTTGGACGATGAAAACCCTTCATTTCAGGATGACCTGAACAAATGTAAACACCAGGCAGCTATTCAAAG tggtgcagaggaggaggaaagtaTCACCAGTGATGAAGATGTTCCTTTTAGAGATGACATAAATGACCAGAGCTATGACCCGAAAGCTCAaag AGAGGTGCCCAAACCAAAGCGCAGAGCTCCTCCAAGACAGAAGgacaagaaagagaaagaaaaaatgcCTAAAAAAGAGACGGAGGTGGCTGAGATTAAAGTGGAAGGTTTGGAAATCCTGAAGAGTGTGGAAGAGGAAGTTAAGCTAGAGGAAGAAATTGTGGAGGACCCAGATGGACCAAGGAA GAGAGGCCGACggaaaaaagatgacaaaactCCACGGCTGCCAAAGAGAAG gaagaagcCCCCAGTTCAGTATGTGAGATGTGAAATTGAAGGGTGTGGGACGGTACTGGCTCACCCACGTTACCTACAG CACCATATTAAGTATCAGCACTTGCTCAAGAAGAAGTATGTGTGTCCTCATCCATCATGTGGGAGACTATTCCGTTTGCAGAAGCAACTGCTGCGTCATGCAAAACACCACACAG ACCAAAGGGACTACATCTGTGAGTTCTGTGCTCGTGCCTTCAAGAGCTCCCACAACCTGGCTGTGCACCGCATGATTCACACGGGAGAGAAGCCGCTGCa gtgtGAAATCTGTGGTTTCACCTGTCGCCAGAAGGCCTCACTCAACTGGCATATGAAGAAGCATGACGCTGATGCCACTTATCAGTTCTCATGTTCCATTTGTGGCAAAAAGTTTGAAAAGAAGGACTGTGTGGTAGCACATAAAGCCAAAAGTCACCCTGAGGTGCTCATTGCAGAGGCTCTGGCAGCTAATGCTGGTGCTCTCATTACAACTCCTGCCTCAATGTTGGAGCTGCCAGCAAACCCCATGACAGCAGAGGTCACCAATTTGGACGTGAACCCAATAGGGCAGGGCAGTCAGGAGGACCAGCTCAACCAAGAAGTCGGGCAGCAAGTTGCTCAGGTGTCTCAGATTGCTCATGTGACCCAACCAGTGAGTCACCAGGTGGTTTTGTTGGGACAAGACCAGAACCTTCACACCATGCAGGTGCCAGTGACTATCGCATTGTCCCCCATTGACCCTCCTTCCCCAGCTGACAACCAGCAACAGGGTCACCTACAACTGCAGATGCCCGTCCAGTTTGTGCACTCCAATCAGCCGTCACAGCAGCCCCAAATACCACAGTTAACCCTGCATTCCAGCGCAGTGGTGACCCAGCATCAGCCTCAGCTCCAGCCCATTCAGTCATACTCCCCCCAACAGCAGAGTCAGGGGCAGGCGCAAATCCTGCAAATGACCTTCCAGCCTGTCAGCCAGTCTCAGAACCACATCCAGCAGATGGCTATTTTAGCCACGTCTCAGCCACTTCAGACCCTGCAGACTGGTGCCCTGaacacccctctcctctccccagccCAGTCCCAGAATACAGTGTCTACCAATGGGGACAGCTTTATACTGGACAATCCAGTCAGCTCGCTTCAGCAGGCAGAAGGTGCCGGGGGGGACGGGGTCGTTTGGGAGGAAGCCGGACAATGTCACATGATGTCAGACAGTGCAGAGAGACGTGTGCAGCAGGGCCTAATGTAA